In a single window of the Zea mays cultivar B73 chromosome 5, Zm-B73-REFERENCE-NAM-5.0, whole genome shotgun sequence genome:
- the LOC100191986 gene encoding serine/threonine-protein kinase SAPK8 isoform X2, producing MEYASGGELFERICKNVRFSEDEARYFFQQLISGVSYCHSMQVCHRDLKLENTLLDGSDAPRLKICDFGYSKSSVLHSQPKSTVGTPAYIAPEVLLKKEYDGKIADVWSCGVTLYVMAVGAYPFEDPEEPKNFRKTIQRILNVQYAIPDYVNISPECRHLISRIFVGDPAMRITITEIRNHSWFLKNLPADLMDDDSMSNQYEEPDQPMQTMDQIMQILTEATIPPACSRSINVLADGLDMDDDMDDLDSDSDLDVDSSGEIVYAM from the exons ATGGAATATGCCTCTGGCGGTGAGCTTTTTGAGAGAATATGTAAGAACGTGCGATTCAGTGAAGATGAG GCTCGCTACTTCTTCCAACAACTCATTTCAGGAGTAAGCTACTGCCATTCAATG CAAGTATGCCACCGTGATTTGAAGCTGGAGAACACACTTCTAGATGGGAGTGATGCTCCTCGCTTGAAGATATGTGACTTCGGTTATTCCAAG TCATCTGTTCTTCATTCCCAACCGAAGTCAACTGTTGGAACACCTGCTTATATTGCACCTGAAGTTCTGTTGAAAAAAGAATATGATGGCAAG ATTGCTGATGTTTGGTCATGTGGTGTAACCCTCTATGTAATGGCTGTTGGTGCATATCCTTTTGAAGACCCAGAAGAGCCTAAGAACTTCCGCAAGACAATTCAG CGCATCTTGAACGTTCAGTACGCCATTCCAGACTACGTGAACATATCTCCAGAGTGCAGGCATCTAATTTCGAggatttttgttggtgatcctgcTATG CGAATAACAATCACTGAAATCCGGAATCATAGTTGGTTCCTGAAGAACCTTCCTGCTGATCTTATGGATGATGATAGCATGAGCAACCAATATGAGGAGCCTGATCAGCCAATGCAGACCATGGATCAGATCATGCAGATTTTAACAGAGGCCACCATACCACCTGCCTGTTCTCGCAGTATAAATGTTCTAGCTGATGGACTGGACATGGACGACGACATGGATGATCTTGACTCCGATTCGGATCTTGATGTTGACAGCAGCGGTGAGATTGTATACGCAATGTGA
- the LOC100280246 gene encoding uncharacterized LOC100280246 isoform 1 (isoform 1 is encoded by transcript variant 1), translating into MGLDVGEIGMGLDLGLDLRLFAARSAGGMAKGAAPAGIQSCIRSLEVERRKIEVFRRELPLCLRLLADVIDELKEEAAKRGEYDDGAATVDDGDKRKWMSTAQLWVDSDAKSDESDKEQQSEITSPPEPKLLGGGAPTPIRAAVSAVAVPQPLPPPLFRREDSSASSGLSLVSLSPATKAAVPISPPVVAASGTGTASARFCGTTMPPCGSEVNNMHSQAQQQQQASRKARRCWSPELHRRFVAALHELGGPQVATPKQIREVMQVDGLTNDEVKSHLQKYRLHNRRSSPGAAAAPVSQSIMLVDGVWAAQEQSSGSQSGSRQGPLQFSRAGMAVGGGDDSSSSDDDEDDDKSEDGYSLKCV; encoded by the exons ATGGGGCTGGACGTCGGGGAGATCGGGATGGGCCTGGATCTGGGGCTGGACCTCAGGCTGTTCGCCGCGCGGAGCGCCGGAGGGATGGCCAAGGGCGCTGCGCCGGCGGGGATCCAGTCCTGCATCAGGAGCCTCGAGGTGGAGCGCAGGAAGATCGAGGTGTTCAGGCGCGAGCTCCCGCTCTGCCTTCGCCTCCTCGCCGACG TGATCGACGAGTTGAAGGAGGAGGCTGCCAAGAGAGGAGAGTACGACGACGGGGCGGCGACGGTGGACGACGGCGACAAACGGAAATGGATGAGCACAGCTCAGTTGTGGGTGGACAGCGACGCCAAATCGGACGAG TCTGACAAAGAGCAACAGAGTGAAATCACGTCGCCGCCGGAGCCCAAGTTGTTGGGTGGTGGCGCACCCACGCCGATAAGGGCGGCCGTTTCGGCGGTGGCGGTGCCACAACCCCTACCGCCGCCGTTGTTCAGAAGAGAAGACAGCTCCGCCAGCTCTGGCCTGTCGTTGGTATCGTTGTCGCCGGCAACCAAGGCGGCGGTGCCGATTTCTCCTCCGGTGGTGGCTGCCAGCGGTACCGGTACCGCCAGCGCCAGATTTTGTGGCACCACCATGCCACCATGTGGCTCCGAGGTCAACAACATGCACTCGCAGGCTCAGCAGCAACAGCAAGCAAGCAGGAAGGCAAGGCGGTGCTGGTCACCGGAGCTTCACCGGCGGTTCGTTGCCGCTTTGCACGAACTGGGTGGCCCTCAAG TGGCTACTCCGAAACAGATCAGGGAGGTGATGCAAGTGGACGGGCTTACAAACGATGAAGTGAAAAGCCATCTCCAG AAGTACCGGTTGCACAACAGAAGATCctcccccggcgcggcggcggctccGGTGAGCCAGTCGATCATGCTGGTGGATGGCGTCTGGGCTGCTCAGGAGCAAAGCAGCGGCTCGCAGTCCGGGTCTCGGCAGGGCCCGCTCCAGTTCTCCAGGGCAGGTATGGCCGTCGGTGGCGGCGACGacagcagcagcagcgacgacgacgaagacgacgacaaGTCGGAGGATGGCTACAGCCTGAAATGCGTGTGA
- the LOC100191986 gene encoding serine/threonine-protein kinase SAPK8 isoform X1 — translation MAGPAPDRAALTVGPGMDMPIMHDSDRYELVRDIGSGNFGVARLMRDRRTTELVAVKYIERGEKIDENVQREIINHRSLKHPNIIRFKEVILTPTHLAIVMEYASGGELFERICKNVRFSEDEARYFFQQLISGVSYCHSMQVCHRDLKLENTLLDGSDAPRLKICDFGYSKSSVLHSQPKSTVGTPAYIAPEVLLKKEYDGKIADVWSCGVTLYVMAVGAYPFEDPEEPKNFRKTIQRILNVQYAIPDYVNISPECRHLISRIFVGDPAMASPCSYNRALILIHE, via the exons ATGGCAGGGCCGGCGCCGGATCGGGCCGCCCTGACTGTGGGTCCGGGCATGGACATGCCGATCATGCACGACAGCGACCGGTACGAGCTCGTGCGCGACATCGGCTCCGGCAACTTCGGCGTTGCCCGCCTCATGCGCGACCGCCGCACCACCGAACTCGTCGCCGTCAAGTACATCGAGCGTGGCGAGAAG ATAGATGAGAATGTCCAGCGCGaaataattaaccatagatcATTGAAACACCCTAACATTATTAGGTTTAAAGAG GTTATTTTAACACCGACCCATCTTGCTATTGTCATGGAATATGCCTCTGGCGGTGAGCTTTTTGAGAGAATATGTAAGAACGTGCGATTCAGTGAAGATGAG GCTCGCTACTTCTTCCAACAACTCATTTCAGGAGTAAGCTACTGCCATTCAATG CAAGTATGCCACCGTGATTTGAAGCTGGAGAACACACTTCTAGATGGGAGTGATGCTCCTCGCTTGAAGATATGTGACTTCGGTTATTCCAAG TCATCTGTTCTTCATTCCCAACCGAAGTCAACTGTTGGAACACCTGCTTATATTGCACCTGAAGTTCTGTTGAAAAAAGAATATGATGGCAAG ATTGCTGATGTTTGGTCATGTGGTGTAACCCTCTATGTAATGGCTGTTGGTGCATATCCTTTTGAAGACCCAGAAGAGCCTAAGAACTTCCGCAAGACAATTCAG CGCATCTTGAACGTTCAGTACGCCATTCCAGACTACGTGAACATATCTCCAGAGTGCAGGCATCTAATTTCGAggatttttgttggtgatcctgcTATGGCAAGTCCTTGTAGTTATAATCGTGCTTTGATCCTGATACA CGAATAA
- the LOC100191986 gene encoding Serine/threonine-protein kinase SAPK8 (The RefSeq protein has 1 substitution compared to this genomic sequence), whose amino-acid sequence MAGPAPDRAALTVGPGMDMPIMHDSDRYELVRDIGSGNFGVARLMRDRRTTELVAVKYIERGEKIDENVQREIINHRSLKHPNIIRFKEVILTPTHLAIVMEYASGGELFERICKNVRFSEDEARYFFQQLISGVSYCHSMQVCHRDLKLENTLLDGSDAPRLKICDFGYSKSSVLHSQPKSTVGTPAYIAPEVLLKKEYDGKIADVWSCGVTLYVMAVGAYPFEDPEEPKNFRKTIQRILNVQYAIPDYVNISPECRHLISRIFVGDPAMRITITEIRNHSWFLKNLPADLMDDDSMSNQYEEPDQPMQTMDQIMQILTEATIPPACSRSINVLADGLDMDDDMDDLDSDSDLDVDSSGDIVYAM is encoded by the exons ATGGCAGGGCCGGCGCCGGATCGGGCCGCCCTGACTGTGGGTCCGGGCATGGACATGCCGATCATGCACGACAGCGACCGGTACGAGCTCGTGCGCGACATCGGCTCCGGCAACTTCGGCGTTGCCCGCCTCATGCGCGACCGCCGCACCACCGAACTCGTCGCCGTCAAGTACATCGAGCGTGGCGAGAAG ATAGATGAGAATGTCCAGCGCGaaataattaaccatagatcATTGAAACACCCTAACATTATTAGGTTTAAAGAG GTTATTTTAACACCGACCCATCTTGCTATTGTCATGGAATATGCCTCTGGCGGTGAGCTTTTTGAGAGAATATGTAAGAACGTGCGATTCAGTGAAGATGAG GCTCGCTACTTCTTCCAACAACTCATTTCAGGAGTAAGCTACTGCCATTCAATG CAAGTATGCCACCGTGATTTGAAGCTGGAGAACACACTTCTAGATGGGAGTGATGCTCCTCGCTTGAAGATATGTGACTTCGGTTATTCCAAG TCATCTGTTCTTCATTCCCAACCGAAGTCAACTGTTGGAACACCTGCTTATATTGCACCTGAAGTTCTGTTGAAAAAAGAATATGATGGCAAG ATTGCTGATGTTTGGTCATGTGGTGTAACCCTCTATGTAATGGCTGTTGGTGCATATCCTTTTGAAGACCCAGAAGAGCCTAAGAACTTCCGCAAGACAATTCAG CGCATCTTGAACGTTCAGTACGCCATTCCAGACTACGTGAACATATCTCCAGAGTGCAGGCATCTAATTTCGAggatttttgttggtgatcctgcTATG CGAATAACAATCACTGAAATCCGGAATCATAGTTGGTTCCTGAAGAACCTTCCTGCTGATCTTATGGATGATGATAGCATGAGCAACCAATATGAGGAGCCTGATCAGCCAATGCAGACCATGGATCAGATCATGCAGATTTTAACAGAGGCCACCATACCACCTGCCTGTTCTCGCAGTATAAATGTTCTAGCTGATGGACTGGACATGGACGACGACATGGATGATCTTGACTCCGATTCGGATCTTGATGTTGACAGCAGCGGTGAGATTGTATACGCAATGTGA
- the LOC100280246 gene encoding uncharacterized LOC100280246 isoform 2 (isoform 2 is encoded by transcript variant 2), whose amino-acid sequence MGLDVGEIGMGLDLGLDLRLFAARSAGGMAKGAAPAGIQSCIRSLEVERRKIEVFRRELPLCLRLLADVIDELKEEAAKRGEYDDGAATVDDGDKRKWMSTAQLWVDSDAKSDESDKEQQSEITSPPEPKLLGGGAPTPIRAAVSAVAVPQPLPPPLFRREDSSASSGLSLVSLSPATKAAVPISPPVVAASGTGTASARFCGTTMPPCGSEVNNMHSQAQQQQQASRKARRCWSPELHRRFVAALHELGGPQVATPKQIREVMQVDGLTNDEVKSHLQYRLHNRRSSPGAAAAPVSQSIMLVDGVWAAQEQSSGSQSGSRQGPLQFSRAGMAVGGGDDSSSSDDDEDDDKSEDGYSLKCV is encoded by the exons ATGGGGCTGGACGTCGGGGAGATCGGGATGGGCCTGGATCTGGGGCTGGACCTCAGGCTGTTCGCCGCGCGGAGCGCCGGAGGGATGGCCAAGGGCGCTGCGCCGGCGGGGATCCAGTCCTGCATCAGGAGCCTCGAGGTGGAGCGCAGGAAGATCGAGGTGTTCAGGCGCGAGCTCCCGCTCTGCCTTCGCCTCCTCGCCGACG TGATCGACGAGTTGAAGGAGGAGGCTGCCAAGAGAGGAGAGTACGACGACGGGGCGGCGACGGTGGACGACGGCGACAAACGGAAATGGATGAGCACAGCTCAGTTGTGGGTGGACAGCGACGCCAAATCGGACGAG TCTGACAAAGAGCAACAGAGTGAAATCACGTCGCCGCCGGAGCCCAAGTTGTTGGGTGGTGGCGCACCCACGCCGATAAGGGCGGCCGTTTCGGCGGTGGCGGTGCCACAACCCCTACCGCCGCCGTTGTTCAGAAGAGAAGACAGCTCCGCCAGCTCTGGCCTGTCGTTGGTATCGTTGTCGCCGGCAACCAAGGCGGCGGTGCCGATTTCTCCTCCGGTGGTGGCTGCCAGCGGTACCGGTACCGCCAGCGCCAGATTTTGTGGCACCACCATGCCACCATGTGGCTCCGAGGTCAACAACATGCACTCGCAGGCTCAGCAGCAACAGCAAGCAAGCAGGAAGGCAAGGCGGTGCTGGTCACCGGAGCTTCACCGGCGGTTCGTTGCCGCTTTGCACGAACTGGGTGGCCCTCAAG TGGCTACTCCGAAACAGATCAGGGAGGTGATGCAAGTGGACGGGCTTACAAACGATGAAGTGAAAAGCCATCTCCAG TACCGGTTGCACAACAGAAGATCctcccccggcgcggcggcggctccGGTGAGCCAGTCGATCATGCTGGTGGATGGCGTCTGGGCTGCTCAGGAGCAAAGCAGCGGCTCGCAGTCCGGGTCTCGGCAGGGCCCGCTCCAGTTCTCCAGGGCAGGTATGGCCGTCGGTGGCGGCGACGacagcagcagcagcgacgacgacgaagacgacgacaaGTCGGAGGATGGCTACAGCCTGAAATGCGTGTGA